Proteins from a single region of Streptomyces vinaceus:
- a CDS encoding hemolysin family protein encodes MTIPLLLLVAAFALILANGFFVAAEFGLVTVERPEAERAAADGDRRARTVVEALRELSFQLSGTQLGITITSLVVGMLAEPALAGLLTGPLAATGLPAGAVSGVAVFIGMLLASAVQMVVGELVPKNWAVSRPLQVARFVAGPQQVFSRAFRPVIAALNAVANRLVRALGVEPAEEMASARTPGELVSLVRHSAQAGALEQDTADLFVRTLSLGELTAQHVMTPRVKVSALQHTATAADVLNLTRATGLSRFPVYRERIDEVTGVVHLKDALAVPESERARTTVSRICVAPLLVPGSLPVQPLLERLRSEQPMAVVVDEYGGTAGVVTLEDIVEELVGEVRDEHDLAEDESPELAAVPAEDGRPSWEADGSCRVQTLRRIGLEVPEGPYETVAGLVADLLGRIPAPGDRAELPGWKLSVRRVGRNRAERVRLVRLGTVPAAAHGTGPEAGRATVRIDAASVRTGPGRQASPDARSPQPAQSAQLEGAGR; translated from the coding sequence ATGACCATCCCGCTACTTCTGCTCGTGGCGGCATTCGCCCTGATCCTCGCCAACGGCTTCTTCGTGGCGGCCGAGTTCGGCCTCGTCACCGTGGAACGGCCCGAGGCGGAACGCGCCGCTGCCGACGGCGACCGCCGTGCCCGCACGGTGGTCGAGGCCCTGCGGGAGCTGTCCTTCCAGCTCTCCGGCACCCAGCTCGGCATCACCATCACCTCCCTCGTGGTCGGCATGCTCGCCGAACCGGCCCTCGCCGGACTGCTGACCGGGCCGCTCGCGGCCACCGGCCTGCCCGCGGGGGCCGTCTCCGGCGTCGCCGTCTTCATCGGCATGCTGCTCGCCTCCGCCGTCCAGATGGTCGTCGGCGAGCTCGTCCCGAAGAACTGGGCCGTCTCCCGGCCGCTGCAGGTGGCCCGGTTCGTGGCCGGCCCGCAGCAGGTCTTCTCCCGCGCCTTCCGGCCGGTCATCGCGGCGCTCAACGCCGTCGCCAACCGGCTCGTACGGGCGCTGGGCGTCGAGCCGGCCGAGGAGATGGCCTCCGCCCGCACCCCCGGCGAACTGGTCTCCCTGGTCCGCCATTCGGCCCAGGCCGGCGCCCTCGAACAGGACACCGCCGACCTCTTCGTACGGACCCTCTCGCTGGGCGAGCTCACGGCCCAGCACGTCATGACCCCCCGGGTGAAGGTCAGCGCCCTCCAGCACACGGCCACCGCTGCCGACGTGCTGAACCTGACCCGCGCCACCGGGCTGTCCCGGTTCCCGGTCTACCGGGAGCGCATCGACGAGGTCACCGGGGTCGTCCACCTCAAGGACGCCCTCGCCGTGCCCGAGTCCGAGCGCGCCCGCACCACCGTGAGCCGGATCTGCGTCGCCCCGCTGCTGGTGCCCGGCTCCCTGCCGGTGCAGCCGCTGCTGGAGCGGCTGCGCAGCGAGCAGCCGATGGCCGTCGTCGTCGACGAGTACGGCGGCACCGCCGGGGTGGTCACCCTGGAGGACATCGTGGAGGAGCTCGTCGGCGAGGTCCGCGACGAGCACGACCTCGCCGAGGACGAGAGCCCCGAACTGGCCGCCGTTCCCGCCGAGGACGGCCGCCCCTCCTGGGAGGCCGACGGCAGCTGCCGGGTGCAGACCCTGCGCCGGATAGGCCTGGAGGTGCCCGAAGGCCCGTACGAGACCGTCGCCGGCCTCGTCGCGGACCTGCTGGGCCGGATCCCCGCCCCCGGGGACCGGGCCGAACTGCCCGGCTGGAAGCTGTCCGTCCGCCGGGTCGGCCGCAACCGCGCCGAACGCGTCCGGCTGGTCCGCCTCGGCACCGTCCCGGCGGCCGCCCACGGGACCGGCCCCGAGGCCGGCCGTGCGACCGTCCGGATCGACGCCGCTTCCGTACGCACGGGGCCCGGCCGGCAGGCCTCCCCCGACGCACGGTCGCCGCAGCCGGCCCAGTCGGCCCAGCTGGAAGGCGCCGGCCGATGA
- a CDS encoding hemolysin family protein — MNALQLLFALLLVLANGFFVGAEFALVSVRRSQIEPLAKESKRARQVLYGLENLPRMMAAAQFGITVCSLTLGAVAEPTVARLLEPLFHAAHIPQGMIHPLGYAVALAAVVFLHLVIGEMVPKNLAMAAPERTALWFSPGLVAFARLCGPVTSALGSCAHLVLRLFKVEPKDEVEAVYTSAQLGRLVEDSRQAGLLEPGEQERLEDALELGSRPVTDVLLARDRLVTVGPSATPRQIEQLTVRTGYSRFPVRSENGAFMGYVHVKDVLDLEDRERAVPQRVWRRMTTLSATLPLDDALSVMRRDATHLAQVADPAGRVLGLVALEDVLEMLVGEVRDPAHRVPARRPGPRQTSRAGV; from the coding sequence ATGAACGCCCTTCAACTGCTCTTCGCCCTGCTCCTGGTCCTGGCCAATGGTTTCTTCGTCGGCGCCGAGTTCGCCCTCGTCTCCGTACGGCGCAGCCAGATCGAGCCGCTCGCCAAGGAGTCCAAGCGGGCCCGCCAGGTGCTGTACGGCCTGGAGAACCTGCCGCGGATGATGGCGGCGGCCCAGTTCGGCATCACCGTCTGCTCCCTGACCCTCGGCGCGGTCGCCGAGCCGACGGTGGCCCGTCTGCTGGAGCCGCTCTTCCACGCGGCGCACATCCCGCAGGGCATGATCCACCCGCTGGGCTACGCGGTGGCGCTCGCCGCCGTCGTCTTCCTGCACCTGGTCATCGGCGAGATGGTGCCGAAGAACCTCGCCATGGCCGCGCCGGAGAGGACCGCCCTCTGGTTCAGCCCGGGCCTCGTGGCCTTCGCCCGGCTGTGCGGGCCGGTCACCAGCGCGCTGGGCTCCTGCGCGCACCTGGTGCTCCGCCTGTTCAAGGTGGAGCCCAAGGACGAGGTCGAGGCCGTCTACACCAGTGCCCAGCTCGGCCGGCTCGTCGAGGACTCCCGGCAGGCCGGGCTCCTGGAGCCCGGCGAGCAGGAGCGCCTGGAGGACGCACTGGAACTGGGCAGCCGCCCGGTCACCGACGTCCTGCTCGCCCGGGACCGGCTCGTCACGGTCGGCCCCTCGGCGACCCCGCGCCAGATCGAACAGCTCACCGTCCGCACCGGCTACTCCCGCTTCCCGGTCCGCTCCGAGAACGGCGCCTTCATGGGCTACGTGCACGTGAAGGACGTACTGGACCTGGAGGACCGGGAGCGGGCCGTACCGCAGCGGGTCTGGCGGCGGATGACCACCCTGTCCGCCACCCTCCCGCTGGACGACGCGCTCAGCGTGATGCGCCGGGACGCCACCCATCTGGCCCAGGTCGCCGACCCGGCCGGGCGGGTACTGGGCCTCGTCGCCCTGGAGGACGTCCTGGAGATGCTGGTCGGCGAGGTACGCGACCCCGCGCACCGCGTCCCGGCCCGCCGGCCCGGGCCGAGGCAGACCAGCCGCGCCGGAGTGTGA
- a CDS encoding AAA family ATPase — MDFGTPGTHAPAELAWLRGVDACTMGAYPQAEEEFRAAVRLDPSMADAWLGLHALRVDTTNALLRMYAHRDRFGEQRARHRRTLNSWYWLGWWVQPVLESRRDLLLAHASHWLDGRHVPELDQALAALPPVDADAQVRFLHACRAYLVKDWEQLVRHTEPLVDDPLLGIEAGLFGGMARVRLEMYGQAEPLLSAALMRCRSEQPQRKELRYWLARAHEGTGRSAAALPLYRAVHRVDPAFMDTAARLTAIEDSDYVDGADGYAGYAASGYEGYAGHDLSPVGGDFAAVALGGGPVQDVAADGQVEPDPLMAPDPDPRFGAPGGPGTGRVEGVRRKVAVPPQTAPGGLPAGPSDPALLAEALAELERMVGLEPVKRQVKALSAQLHMARLRAGQGLPVQPPKRHFVFSGPSGTGKTTVARILGRVFYALGLLGGDHLVEAQRADLVGEFLGQTAVKANELIDSAIGGVLFVDEAYSLSNTGYSKGDAYGDEALQVLLKRAEDNRDHLVVILAGYPAGMDRLLAANPGLSSRFTTRVDFPSYRPLELTAIGGVLADSNGDCWDEEALEELRSISGHVVDQGWIDELGNGRFLRTLYEKSCAYRDLRLAGFPGEPSRDDLATLRLPDLMQAYGEVLSGRGPQDRDRPEPPPL; from the coding sequence ATGGATTTCGGCACGCCGGGCACGCACGCCCCGGCCGAACTCGCCTGGCTGCGCGGGGTGGACGCCTGCACCATGGGCGCCTATCCGCAGGCCGAGGAGGAGTTCCGGGCGGCCGTACGACTGGATCCCTCGATGGCCGACGCATGGCTGGGCCTGCACGCGCTCCGGGTGGACACCACGAACGCCTTATTGCGCATGTACGCCCACCGCGACCGCTTCGGCGAGCAGCGGGCCCGCCACCGGCGGACGCTGAACTCCTGGTACTGGCTGGGCTGGTGGGTACAGCCGGTGCTGGAGAGCCGTCGGGACCTCCTGCTGGCCCACGCCTCGCACTGGCTGGACGGCCGGCACGTCCCCGAGCTGGACCAGGCGCTGGCCGCCCTGCCGCCGGTGGACGCCGATGCGCAGGTCCGGTTCCTGCACGCCTGCCGGGCCTACCTGGTCAAGGACTGGGAGCAGCTGGTGCGGCACACCGAGCCGCTGGTGGACGATCCGCTGCTGGGCATCGAGGCGGGCCTGTTCGGCGGGATGGCCCGGGTCCGCCTGGAGATGTACGGGCAGGCCGAGCCGCTGCTCTCGGCGGCGCTGATGCGCTGCCGCAGCGAGCAGCCTCAGCGCAAGGAGCTGCGGTACTGGCTGGCGCGGGCGCACGAGGGCACCGGGCGCAGCGCGGCGGCGCTGCCGCTGTACCGGGCGGTGCACCGGGTGGACCCCGCGTTCATGGACACGGCGGCCCGGCTGACGGCGATCGAGGACAGCGACTACGTGGACGGGGCCGACGGGTACGCCGGATACGCCGCGTCCGGCTACGAGGGCTACGCGGGCCACGATCTGTCCCCCGTCGGCGGGGACTTCGCGGCGGTGGCCCTCGGCGGCGGCCCCGTCCAGGACGTCGCGGCGGACGGGCAGGTGGAGCCGGACCCCCTGATGGCGCCGGATCCGGATCCGCGGTTCGGCGCCCCGGGCGGCCCGGGCACGGGCCGGGTGGAGGGCGTACGCCGCAAGGTGGCGGTCCCCCCGCAGACCGCGCCCGGGGGCCTGCCGGCCGGGCCCTCCGATCCGGCGCTGCTCGCCGAAGCGCTGGCGGAGCTGGAGCGGATGGTGGGCCTGGAGCCGGTGAAACGGCAGGTGAAGGCGCTCTCGGCGCAGCTGCACATGGCCCGGCTGCGAGCGGGCCAGGGGCTGCCGGTGCAGCCGCCGAAGCGGCACTTCGTCTTCTCCGGGCCCTCGGGCACGGGCAAGACCACGGTGGCGCGGATCCTGGGCCGGGTCTTCTACGCGCTCGGGCTGCTGGGCGGGGACCACCTGGTGGAGGCCCAGCGGGCGGACCTGGTGGGCGAGTTCCTCGGGCAGACCGCCGTGAAGGCGAACGAGCTGATCGATTCCGCGATCGGCGGGGTGCTGTTCGTGGACGAGGCGTACAGCCTCTCCAACACCGGGTACAGCAAGGGCGACGCGTACGGGGACGAGGCGCTCCAGGTGCTGCTCAAGCGGGCGGAGGACAACCGGGACCACCTCGTGGTCATCCTGGCCGGCTATCCGGCCGGGATGGACCGTCTGCTGGCCGCCAATCCGGGTCTGTCCTCGCGGTTCACCACGCGGGTGGACTTCCCCAGCTACCGGCCGCTGGAACTGACCGCGATCGGCGGGGTGCTGGCGGACTCGAACGGGGACTGCTGGGACGAGGAGGCTCTGGAGGAGCTGCGCAGCATCAGCGGGCACGTGGTGGACCAGGGCTGGATCGACGAGCTGGGCAACGGCCGCTTCCTGCGCACCCTGTACGAGAAGAGCTGCGCGTACCGGGACCTGCGGCTGGCCGGCTTCCCGGGCGAGCCCTCGCGCGACGACCTGGCGACGCTGCGGCTGCCGGACCTGATGCAGGCGTACGGGGAGGTCCTGTCGGGCCGGGGGCCCCAGGACCGCGACCGGCCGGAGCCGCCGCCGCTGTAG
- a CDS encoding uridine kinase family protein, whose product MEPQQSPPSSRSKRSPQSLTSLARELAALPPSLGPVRLIAVDGHAGSGKSTFAGLLAEALGGVPVLHLDDVATHEELFEWPERLSAQVLEPLAAGRAAHWAPYDWVERRFGPERVLEPVPVLLIEGVGAGRRALRPHLARLLWMETPRAQSWGRGRNRDGRELSDFWDGWERAELAHFADDPSRPFADTLVRQSGTGYEWTSGTDATPGKAPSATEGDGFPRA is encoded by the coding sequence GTGGAGCCCCAGCAGTCACCCCCGTCGAGCCGGTCAAAGCGCTCACCTCAGTCGCTCACGTCACTCGCGCGCGAGCTCGCGGCCCTGCCGCCCTCGCTGGGCCCGGTGCGGCTGATCGCCGTCGACGGGCACGCCGGGTCGGGCAAGAGCACCTTCGCCGGGCTCCTCGCCGAGGCGCTGGGCGGGGTGCCGGTGCTGCACCTGGACGACGTGGCCACCCACGAGGAGCTCTTCGAGTGGCCGGAGCGGCTGAGCGCGCAGGTGCTGGAGCCGCTCGCCGCCGGGCGGGCGGCCCACTGGGCCCCGTACGACTGGGTGGAGCGCCGGTTCGGTCCCGAGCGGGTGCTGGAGCCGGTTCCGGTCCTGCTGATCGAGGGGGTCGGGGCCGGGCGACGGGCGCTGCGCCCGCATCTGGCGCGGCTGCTGTGGATGGAGACCCCGCGCGCGCAGTCCTGGGGGCGCGGGCGAAATCGGGACGGGCGTGAACTTTCCGACTTCTGGGACGGATGGGAGCGCGCGGAGCTCGCACACTTCGCGGATGATCCTTCGCGCCCCTTCGCCGACACTTTGGTACGCCAGAGCGGTACGGGATACGAGTGGACTTCCGGGACGGATGCGACCCCCGGAAAGGCCCCTTCGGCTACGGAAGGTGACGGATTCCCCCGGGCCTGA
- a CDS encoding peptidase C39 family protein — translation MTAPTPRRALLALALAAATAATVPGGRASAAAARGEGAPQGEGEPAGGAPAAAAAVAGADAAAAAQVVDNRFWYAYAHWRAGTHRGTAALAGSRPGLVIDTPAGRTEYTDPHTAKKGTWEYAVWTSPVHRSGVPGTEAIASWNAHTPAGTWIQIELRATYGSGAAGPWYVMGRWASGDGDIRRTSVDGQTDGSTTVWTDTLAVDAPARANGVRIAAWQLRLTLYRKPGATPGPTVWLAGAMVSDVPDRFTVPASAPSGTAHELKVPRYSQEVHKGRYPQYDNGGEAWCSPTSSQMTIEYWGRKPAAADLAWVDARYTDPQVCHAARSTYDSAYKGCGNWPFNAAYAATYPGLAGVVTRLRSLTDLETLIRSGIPVITSLSFRTEELTGAGYGTAGHLMTVVGFTASGDVVANDPNSPDDAAVRHVYKRREWENAWLRTKRHNSAGKVASGSGGVCYLYAPARPNAAQIAALRAVGVL, via the coding sequence ATGACCGCACCCACGCCACGCCGGGCCCTGCTGGCCCTCGCCCTCGCGGCGGCCACGGCCGCCACCGTCCCCGGGGGCCGCGCATCGGCGGCCGCTGCCCGCGGGGAAGGCGCTCCGCAGGGCGAAGGGGAACCGGCCGGGGGCGCGCCGGCCGCAGCCGCCGCGGTGGCCGGGGCCGACGCCGCCGCCGCCGCCCAGGTCGTCGACAACCGGTTCTGGTACGCGTACGCGCACTGGCGGGCCGGCACGCACCGCGGCACCGCCGCCCTCGCCGGCAGCCGGCCGGGCCTGGTGATCGACACCCCGGCCGGACGCACCGAGTACACCGACCCGCACACCGCGAAGAAGGGCACCTGGGAGTACGCGGTGTGGACCTCCCCGGTGCACCGCTCCGGCGTGCCCGGCACCGAGGCCATCGCCTCCTGGAACGCCCACACCCCGGCGGGCACCTGGATCCAGATCGAACTGCGTGCCACGTACGGCAGCGGCGCCGCCGGCCCCTGGTACGTGATGGGCCGCTGGGCCTCCGGCGACGGGGACATCCGCCGCACCTCCGTGGACGGCCAGACCGACGGCAGCACCACCGTGTGGACCGACACGCTCGCCGTCGACGCCCCCGCGAGGGCGAACGGCGTACGGATCGCCGCATGGCAGCTGCGCCTGACCCTGTACCGCAAGCCGGGCGCCACCCCGGGCCCGACGGTGTGGCTGGCCGGGGCCATGGTCTCCGACGTCCCGGACCGGTTCACCGTCCCCGCCTCCGCCCCCTCGGGCACGGCCCACGAGCTGAAGGTCCCCCGCTACTCGCAGGAGGTCCACAAGGGCCGCTACCCCCAGTACGACAACGGCGGCGAGGCCTGGTGCAGCCCCACCTCCTCCCAGATGACCATCGAGTACTGGGGCCGCAAGCCCGCCGCCGCCGATCTGGCCTGGGTCGACGCCCGCTACACCGATCCGCAGGTCTGCCACGCGGCCCGGTCCACCTACGACAGCGCGTACAAGGGCTGCGGCAACTGGCCCTTCAACGCCGCCTACGCCGCCACGTACCCCGGTCTCGCCGGGGTCGTGACCCGGCTGCGCTCCCTCACCGACCTGGAGACCCTGATCCGCTCCGGCATCCCGGTGATCACCTCGCTGTCCTTCCGCACCGAGGAACTCACCGGAGCCGGCTACGGCACCGCGGGCCACCTGATGACCGTCGTCGGCTTCACCGCCTCCGGGGACGTGGTCGCCAACGACCCGAACTCGCCCGACGACGCGGCCGTCCGCCACGTGTACAAGCGCCGGGAGTGGGAGAACGCCTGGTTGCGGACGAAGCGCCACAACTCCGCCGGAAAGGTGGCCTCCGGCTCCGGCGGCGTCTGCTACCTGTACGCCCCGGCCCGCCCGAACGCGGCTCAGATCGCGGCGCTGCGGGCCGTGGGGGTGCTGTGA
- a CDS encoding SPW repeat protein, with protein MTTHSIEHHPDLAEMRSRFERVTSTPAAQAVEALALITGLYLAASPWIAGFSGLGALAVNNLIAGVAYCLCMSGLGSAYERTHAMAWTAVAIGAWTIVAPWVIAGDVSTTRSVVSNVIAGGVALVLALAMAGMAGRNRTT; from the coding sequence ATGACCACCCACAGCATCGAACACCACCCCGACCTCGCCGAGATGCGCTCCCGGTTCGAGCGGGTCACCAGCACCCCCGCCGCGCAGGCCGTGGAGGCACTGGCCCTCATCACGGGCCTGTACCTGGCGGCCTCGCCCTGGATCGCCGGGTTCAGCGGACTCGGCGCGCTGGCGGTCAACAACCTGATCGCCGGCGTGGCGTACTGCCTGTGCATGAGCGGACTCGGCTCCGCCTACGAACGCACCCACGCGATGGCCTGGACGGCGGTCGCCATCGGAGCCTGGACGATCGTGGCTCCGTGGGTCATCGCCGGTGACGTCAGCACCACCCGCAGCGTGGTCAGCAACGTCATCGCCGGCGGCGTCGCGCTGGTGCTCGCACTCGCCATGGCCGGCATGGCGGGCCGCAACCGCACGACCTGA
- a CDS encoding SCO1431 family membrane protein, whose translation MTAYSASLTARARNLVRTGGPKDHSKWLEHVLGWTLVVVVAMFVTQVGWL comes from the coding sequence ATGACCGCATACAGCGCCTCCCTCACCGCCCGCGCCCGGAACCTCGTCAGGACCGGCGGCCCCAAGGACCACTCCAAGTGGCTTGAGCACGTGCTCGGCTGGACGCTGGTGGTCGTCGTCGCCATGTTCGTCACGCAGGTCGGCTGGCTCTGA
- a CDS encoding DUF6114 domain-containing protein has product MLLSRPRLPLAGQRRRLRAWRRTRPFWGGLLVVLGGVELLLVPLSPLTVLVSLGLGGIAAIGIGAALVVAGLFLWFLPQARAYVSVHALLLSVLSFLATNLGGFLVGMALGIAGSALAFGWTPLPVAATGEEGPYEGRPRGSGPRALAVLPVLPVLLAAVLATGAPPARAAGAPHGPPTAPRTPPTVTTSLFAPQGFAFAGVTELPTADGPLRVLVLRMRAASLTDYRLRTRDGGEEYGLAAASLELRGDVTLYLTKFSGCVEGLLCVTFSPDGLPAPPVIPPFVFMTRVSAEQALVTSDLIVTEGLRLEAS; this is encoded by the coding sequence GTGCTTCTGAGCCGCCCCCGGCTGCCGCTGGCCGGGCAGCGGCGGCGCCTGCGCGCCTGGCGCCGGACCCGGCCGTTCTGGGGCGGGCTGCTGGTCGTCCTGGGCGGGGTCGAACTGCTGCTGGTACCGCTGTCCCCGCTGACCGTGCTGGTCAGCCTGGGGCTCGGCGGGATCGCGGCGATCGGGATCGGCGCCGCCCTTGTCGTGGCGGGGCTGTTCCTGTGGTTCCTGCCGCAGGCCCGGGCGTACGTCTCCGTCCACGCCCTGCTGTTGTCGGTGCTCTCGTTCCTGGCGACCAACCTGGGCGGGTTCCTGGTCGGCATGGCGCTCGGGATCGCCGGGAGCGCACTGGCCTTCGGGTGGACACCGCTGCCGGTCGCGGCCACCGGGGAGGAGGGTCCGTACGAGGGCCGGCCGCGCGGGAGCGGCCCGCGGGCGCTCGCCGTGCTGCCGGTGCTGCCGGTGCTGCTGGCGGCCGTACTGGCGACGGGAGCCCCGCCGGCCAGGGCGGCGGGGGCGCCGCACGGGCCGCCGACGGCCCCCCGGACTCCCCCGACGGTCACCACCTCGCTCTTCGCCCCGCAGGGCTTCGCCTTCGCGGGGGTCACCGAGCTCCCGACGGCCGACGGACCGCTGCGGGTGCTGGTGCTGAGGATGCGGGCGGCCTCGCTGACCGACTACCGGCTGCGCACCCGCGACGGCGGCGAGGAGTACGGGCTGGCCGCCGCCTCCCTTGAGCTGCGGGGCGACGTGACCTTGTACCTGACGAAGTTCAGCGGCTGCGTCGAAGGGCTGCTGTGCGTCACGTTCAGCCCGGACGGACTGCCCGCTCCCCCGGTGATCCCGCCGTTCGTCTTCATGACGCGGGTCAGCGCGGAGCAGGCGCTGGTCACCTCGGACCTGATCGTCACGGAGGGCCTGCGGCTGGAGGCCTCGTAG
- a CDS encoding DUF6230 family protein, with protein sequence MAVVMAQGALAASFAVSGTSFQVSSSKLSSKGLASYVQTDRSVDGKGHPVALLGIGEATLTDICQSAEVGTPLGTVVFKLTAGGPAGEVTASNLVIDGEDLDGDATFGTAQIGRDASTLDRVDGVKGEPGKFGLQAGDIEVVGVKSHAWSATGGNFRLKGMRVSVGLDGEKCF encoded by the coding sequence ATGGCCGTCGTCATGGCGCAGGGCGCGCTCGCCGCGTCGTTCGCCGTCTCGGGCACCAGCTTCCAGGTCTCCTCCTCGAAGCTGAGCAGCAAGGGCCTGGCCTCGTACGTGCAGACGGACCGCTCGGTCGACGGCAAGGGACATCCGGTCGCCCTGCTCGGTATCGGCGAGGCCACACTCACCGACATCTGCCAGTCCGCAGAGGTGGGGACCCCGCTGGGCACGGTGGTCTTCAAGCTGACGGCGGGCGGCCCGGCCGGGGAGGTCACGGCCAGCAACCTCGTCATCGACGGCGAGGACCTCGACGGGGACGCGACCTTCGGCACGGCGCAGATCGGCCGTGACGCCTCGACCCTGGACCGGGTGGACGGGGTCAAGGGCGAGCCGGGCAAGTTCGGGCTCCAGGCCGGGGACATCGAGGTCGTCGGGGTGAAATCGCACGCCTGGTCCGCGACCGGCGGGAACTTCCGCCTCAAGGGCATGCGGGTGAGCGTGGGCCTGGACGGCGAGAAGTGCTTCTGA
- a CDS encoding TetR/AcrR family transcriptional regulator, whose amino-acid sequence MNNSQQRGASERSQVRRAELIATGRKLFADTSYDALSMDDIAKQAGVAKGLIYYYFKSKRGYYLAIVEDSVAELVARAAGEPDLPKAERVRRTIDGYLHYAEHHQAAYRTIVTGGVGSDAEVLAIRDAVREELVATIAEGAYGSRTVPPLARLALVGWLSGVEGTTLEWTGALAADAQVDPGTDGEAESAARQPDRDRLGALLVRQLRATLTVIGEFVPECPPPPLTEEAFESAGDLAPVTGRS is encoded by the coding sequence TTGAATAATAGTCAACAGCGGGGTGCGAGCGAGCGTTCGCAGGTCCGCAGGGCCGAACTCATAGCGACCGGGCGCAAGTTGTTCGCCGACACCTCGTACGACGCGCTCTCCATGGACGACATCGCCAAACAGGCCGGCGTCGCCAAGGGGCTGATCTACTACTACTTCAAGAGCAAGCGCGGCTACTACCTCGCCATCGTCGAGGACTCGGTGGCCGAGCTCGTCGCCCGCGCCGCCGGGGAGCCGGACCTGCCCAAGGCCGAGCGGGTGCGCCGGACCATCGACGGCTACCTCCACTACGCCGAGCACCACCAGGCCGCCTACCGCACGATCGTCACCGGGGGAGTGGGCTCCGACGCCGAGGTGCTCGCGATCCGCGACGCGGTGCGCGAGGAGCTGGTGGCCACGATCGCCGAGGGCGCGTACGGGAGCCGGACCGTCCCGCCGCTCGCCCGGCTCGCGCTGGTGGGCTGGCTGTCCGGGGTCGAGGGGACCACGCTGGAGTGGACCGGCGCCCTGGCCGCGGACGCCCAGGTGGATCCCGGGACGGACGGCGAAGCGGAATCCGCCGCGCGGCAGCCCGACCGGGACCGGCTCGGTGCCCTCCTCGTCCGCCAGCTGCGCGCGACGCTGACGGTCATCGGGGAGTTCGTCCCGGAGTGTCCGCCGCCGCCCCTTACCGAAGAGGCGTTCGAGTCGGCTGGTGATCTTGCCCCGGTGACGGGACGATCCTGA
- a CDS encoding acyl-CoA dehydrogenase family protein has product MNDRAPQPVDRQLPTEESRDLLALVREIAQREIRPVAAAEEDAGTFPRAIFTLLSEAGLLGLPYAGEYGGGEQPYEVYLQVLEELAAARLTVGLGVSVHSLACHGLAGYGTEEQQKAHLPAMLGGGLLGAYCLSEPASGSDAASLTTKAVRDGDDWIITGTKAWITHGGVADFYTVLARTGAEGPKGITAFLVPGDAEGLTAAVPEKKMGMKGSPTAQLHFDGVRVPDTRRIGEEGQGFTIALAALDAGRLGIAACAVGVAQAALDEALAYALDRKQFGHPIADFQGLRFMLADMATKIEAGRALYLAAARLRDAGKPFSRQAAMAKLFCTDAAMAVTTDAVQVLGGYGYTADFPVERLMREAKVLQIVEGTNQIQRMVIARHLAGPESH; this is encoded by the coding sequence ATGAACGACCGCGCCCCGCAGCCGGTGGACCGTCAGCTGCCCACCGAGGAGTCCCGGGACCTCCTCGCGCTCGTACGAGAGATCGCCCAGCGGGAGATCCGCCCCGTGGCCGCCGCCGAGGAGGACGCCGGGACGTTCCCGCGCGCGATCTTCACCCTGCTGTCCGAAGCCGGCCTGCTCGGTCTTCCGTACGCGGGCGAGTACGGCGGCGGCGAGCAGCCGTACGAGGTCTACCTCCAGGTCCTGGAGGAGCTCGCGGCGGCCCGCCTGACGGTGGGGCTCGGCGTCAGCGTGCACTCCCTGGCCTGCCACGGCCTGGCCGGATACGGCACCGAGGAGCAGCAGAAGGCCCACCTGCCGGCCATGCTCGGCGGCGGGCTGCTCGGCGCGTACTGCCTCTCCGAGCCCGCCTCCGGCTCCGACGCCGCCTCGCTGACCACCAAGGCCGTACGCGACGGCGACGACTGGATCATCACCGGCACCAAGGCCTGGATCACCCACGGCGGGGTCGCCGACTTCTACACGGTCCTCGCGCGCACCGGCGCCGAGGGCCCCAAGGGCATCACCGCCTTCCTGGTGCCCGGCGACGCGGAGGGCCTGACGGCCGCCGTCCCCGAGAAGAAGATGGGCATGAAGGGCTCGCCCACCGCCCAGCTCCACTTCGACGGGGTCCGGGTCCCCGACACCCGCCGCATCGGCGAGGAGGGGCAGGGCTTCACGATCGCGCTGGCCGCCCTGGACGCGGGCCGCCTGGGCATCGCCGCCTGCGCCGTCGGGGTCGCGCAGGCCGCCTTGGACGAGGCCCTCGCGTACGCCCTGGACCGCAAGCAGTTCGGGCACCCCATCGCCGACTTCCAGGGCCTGCGCTTCATGCTCGCCGACATGGCGACCAAGATCGAGGCCGGCCGGGCCCTGTACCTGGCGGCGGCGCGGCTGCGTGACGCGGGCAAGCCGTTCTCCCGCCAGGCGGCGATGGCGAAGCTGTTCTGCACGGACGCCGCGATGGCCGTGACCACGGACGCCGTCCAGGTCCTCGGCGGCTACGGCTACACCGCGGACTTCCCGGTGGAGCGCCTGATGCGCGAGGCGAAGGTGCTCCAGATCGTCGAGGGCACCAACCAGATCCAGCGCATGGTCATCGCCCGCCACCTGGCGGGACCGGAGTCGCACTGA